The Pseudomonas sp. R4-35-07 genome contains a region encoding:
- a CDS encoding colicin E3-like toxin immunity protein, whose translation MVMKIRLRWYEKHSNNLKADEYSADIEDSDSILKALGLGEETAIYADVFNVLPNWITIIQPYFQHMIEPDHLDYQISFRYQGAWPPPPNQPKTGS comes from the coding sequence ATGGTGATGAAAATCAGACTGCGGTGGTACGAAAAACACAGTAATAACTTGAAGGCGGATGAGTATTCAGCGGATATCGAGGACTCAGACAGCATTCTCAAAGCGTTGGGTTTAGGCGAGGAAACCGCGATATATGCCGATGTATTCAATGTGCTGCCTAACTGGATAACGATTATTCAGCCATATTTCCAGCACATGATCGAACCCGACCACCTCGACTACCAGATTTCCTTCCGTTACCAAGGCGCGTGGCCACCGCCTCCAAATCAACCTAAGACGGGGTCTTGA
- a CDS encoding cytochrome c family protein: MKYAWLTLALIFNTHGAFAAGDAEAGGKLFTKTCGGCHSVGEGARGGFGPQLNGIIGRPAGTTTDYQYSDAMKNSGVVWTRDKLAAYIEAPKKVVSGTRMIFWGISDQEKIENILAYLETFQSK; encoded by the coding sequence ATGAAGTACGCCTGGTTGACCCTTGCCCTGATCTTCAACACACACGGGGCCTTTGCTGCCGGCGATGCCGAGGCGGGCGGCAAGCTCTTCACCAAGACTTGCGGTGGCTGCCACAGTGTGGGCGAAGGCGCACGCGGCGGGTTCGGACCGCAGCTCAACGGCATCATCGGCCGGCCAGCGGGCACTACTACGGATTACCAGTATTCCGACGCGATGAAAAACTCAGGCGTGGTCTGGACCCGCGACAAACTTGCCGCCTACATCGAAGCGCCGAAGAAAGTGGTGAGCGGCACGCGGATGATTTTTTGGGGGATCAGTGATCAGGAGAAGATTGAGAATATATTGGCGTATTTGGAGACGTTTCAGTCCAAGTGA
- a CDS encoding response regulator, whose protein sequence is MAQPSILVLEDDEIIRALMVDVLEDFGALVKSFPSADEGMIYLERGDDPVDLIVSDIQMPGLLNGYDLSRVVAHRWPDVQVVLTSGNTTIASQLGGSVRFLPKPWSTDHLLECVQKALTQQGSSVH, encoded by the coding sequence ATGGCTCAGCCATCGATTTTAGTATTGGAAGACGACGAGATCATTCGGGCGTTGATGGTGGATGTGCTGGAGGACTTCGGCGCATTGGTAAAGTCGTTCCCTTCGGCGGATGAAGGGATGATTTATCTGGAGCGGGGCGATGACCCCGTGGACCTGATTGTCAGTGATATTCAGATGCCCGGCTTGCTCAATGGTTATGACTTGAGCCGAGTGGTGGCGCATCGTTGGCCTGACGTTCAGGTGGTGCTGACGTCCGGCAACACCACGATAGCGTCGCAACTGGGTGGCTCTGTGCGGTTTTTGCCCAAACCCTGGAGTACCGACCACTTGCTTGAGTGCGTGCAAAAAGCATTGACCCAGCAAGGTTCGTCTGTGCATTAA
- a CDS encoding biliverdin-producing heme oxygenase: MHSEAHDVGAPSLLETLRTGTGLLHVALEKRLPFFSERLDTDWYRRLLQAYYGFYQPMEAALYDGRLIPHGYDAALRTKTPTLFSDLRALGLNEHTISTLPRCTRLPPLDTPAACLGALYVLEGATLGGQVLRREIALRLGIDADNGGAFLDIYGAETGRRWKEFLDYLGRLPLDTTARARAVMAARSTFSGFEQWLDSQEVLL; the protein is encoded by the coding sequence ATGCACTCAGAAGCCCATGACGTTGGTGCGCCATCCTTGTTGGAAACGTTGCGCACAGGCACCGGGCTGTTGCATGTCGCGCTGGAAAAGCGCCTGCCGTTTTTTTCCGAGCGCCTGGATACAGACTGGTACCGGCGCTTGCTCCAGGCCTACTACGGTTTCTATCAGCCGATGGAAGCGGCGCTGTATGACGGCCGCCTGATTCCCCATGGATATGACGCCGCATTGCGTACGAAAACGCCGACGCTGTTCAGTGATCTCCGCGCCCTCGGCCTGAATGAGCACACCATCAGCACCCTGCCCCGTTGCACCCGACTCCCGCCCCTGGACACCCCCGCTGCCTGCCTTGGCGCCTTGTATGTGCTGGAAGGCGCGACCCTCGGTGGGCAAGTGTTGCGCCGCGAAATAGCCCTGCGCCTGGGGATCGATGCCGACAACGGCGGTGCGTTTCTCGATATTTATGGCGCCGAGACCGGCCGACGCTGGAAAGAGTTTCTCGACTACCTGGGTCGCCTGCCGCTGGACACAACAGCCAGGGCTCGCGCAGTAATGGCCGCCCGCTCCACATTCAGCGGCTTTGAGCAATGGCTCGACAGCCAGGAGGTACTGCTATGA
- a CDS encoding ATP-binding protein, with product MKPEDFEELLANCADEPIRFPGAIQPHGVLLTLSEPGLDIIQVSTNVASLFGHAPKALLGQPLHSLIGAEHAQAVQVMAQTDTFFDMPPLHVTLNGAAFEGLLHRHQNVLVLEFEPRLKDFRPRALNGRTSNLGKMLQRLQAAKTLQALYEISVNEIQAMTGYDRVLIYRFEDEGHGQVIAEASAPSMELFNGLFFPASDIPEQARELYRTNWLRIIPNAAYEPVPLLPKLRPDTGEPLDLSFATLRSVSPIHCQYMKNMGVLSSMSISLMKGDTLWGLISCGNREPLLVPNELRTACQTIGQVLSLQISAMETLELSRQREEKVQALALLDQALKASQDSVFDGLAQQSQLLMELTEAGGVAIIEGKQLHCYGHCPEPAQIRALHKWLQERDEPVFASHNLASVYPPAVEFQQLASGVLAMHLPKPVDNGVLWFRPEVKENINWSGDPQKPLDLENSHAGLHLRPRTSFEVWKVVMAGISTKWSHGDLFAANDLRRSALENDLARQVKREQQAVRARDDLVAVVSHDLRNPMTVISMLCGMMRKAFSSEGPHTSRRISSAIDTMQQAAGRMNTLLEDLLDTSKIEAGRYVVKPVALEVSHMFDEAYSLLAPLALEKGIDLSFNAEPGLLINADPERLFQVLSNLIGNAIKFTPRLGNIGVSAMSNGAEIVFSVRDSGEGIAPEQLPHVFERYWTNTENNPTGSGLGLYITQGIVQAHGGEIVAESEVGQGSEFRFTLPRVIEASPT from the coding sequence ATGAAACCTGAAGATTTTGAAGAGCTGCTTGCCAACTGCGCCGACGAGCCCATTCGCTTTCCCGGAGCGATCCAGCCTCACGGTGTGCTGCTGACATTGTCGGAACCCGGCCTGGATATCATCCAGGTCAGCACCAACGTCGCCAGCTTGTTCGGCCATGCGCCCAAAGCGCTGCTCGGCCAGCCGCTGCACAGCTTGATCGGCGCAGAGCACGCCCAGGCGGTGCAGGTCATGGCACAAACCGACACGTTCTTCGACATGCCACCGTTGCACGTCACGCTCAATGGCGCAGCGTTCGAAGGCTTGCTGCACCGCCACCAGAATGTGCTGGTGCTGGAGTTCGAACCGCGGCTCAAGGATTTCCGCCCACGCGCGCTGAACGGTCGCACCAGTAACCTGGGCAAGATGTTGCAACGCTTGCAGGCGGCGAAAACCCTGCAAGCGCTGTACGAAATCAGCGTGAATGAAATCCAGGCCATGACCGGTTATGACCGCGTGCTCATTTACCGCTTCGAAGACGAAGGCCACGGCCAGGTAATTGCCGAAGCGTCAGCGCCGTCCATGGAGCTGTTCAACGGGTTGTTTTTCCCTGCCTCCGACATCCCGGAACAGGCCCGCGAGCTGTATCGCACCAACTGGCTGCGCATCATCCCCAACGCGGCCTACGAGCCAGTGCCGTTGCTGCCCAAGCTGCGCCCAGACACCGGCGAGCCGCTGGATTTGAGCTTCGCCACCCTGCGCAGCGTGTCGCCGATTCACTGCCAATACATGAAGAATATGGGCGTACTGTCGTCCATGAGCATCTCGTTGATGAAGGGCGACACGCTATGGGGCCTGATCAGCTGCGGCAACCGCGAGCCGCTGCTGGTGCCGAATGAGTTGCGCACCGCCTGCCAGACCATCGGCCAAGTGCTGTCGTTGCAGATCAGCGCCATGGAGACCCTGGAACTGAGCCGTCAACGCGAGGAAAAAGTTCAGGCGCTGGCACTTCTCGATCAAGCGCTGAAGGCCTCCCAGGACAGTGTGTTCGACGGCCTTGCCCAACAAAGTCAGTTGCTGATGGAGCTGACAGAGGCAGGCGGCGTGGCGATCATCGAGGGCAAGCAATTGCATTGCTACGGCCACTGCCCGGAACCGGCGCAGATCCGCGCACTGCACAAGTGGCTGCAAGAGCGCGACGAACCGGTATTCGCCAGCCACAACCTGGCCTCGGTATACCCGCCGGCTGTCGAGTTCCAGCAGTTGGCCAGCGGCGTCCTGGCCATGCATCTGCCCAAGCCTGTGGACAACGGTGTGCTGTGGTTCCGCCCGGAGGTGAAGGAAAACATCAACTGGAGCGGTGACCCGCAAAAGCCGCTGGACCTGGAAAACTCCCACGCGGGCCTGCACCTTCGCCCACGCACCTCGTTTGAAGTGTGGAAAGTGGTCATGGCGGGCATTTCCACCAAGTGGAGCCATGGCGACCTGTTCGCCGCCAACGACCTGCGCCGCTCGGCCCTGGAAAACGACCTGGCACGCCAAGTAAAGCGTGAGCAGCAGGCCGTGCGGGCGCGTGATGACCTGGTGGCCGTGGTATCTCACGACCTGCGTAACCCGATGACCGTCATCTCCATGCTCTGCGGCATGATGCGAAAAGCGTTCAGCTCCGAGGGCCCACACACCTCGCGACGCATCTCCTCGGCTATCGACACCATGCAACAGGCGGCCGGGCGCATGAACACACTGCTGGAGGATCTGCTCGACACCTCGAAAATCGAGGCCGGACGCTATGTCGTCAAACCTGTGGCGCTGGAGGTAAGCCATATGTTCGATGAGGCTTATTCGCTGCTCGCACCGTTGGCGCTGGAAAAAGGCATCGACCTGTCGTTCAACGCCGAGCCCGGCCTGCTGATCAATGCCGACCCGGAGCGCCTTTTCCAGGTGTTGTCGAACCTGATCGGCAACGCCATCAAGTTCACCCCGCGCCTGGGCAATATCGGCGTCAGCGCCATGAGCAACGGTGCAGAAATCGTGTTCTCGGTGCGCGACTCCGGTGAAGGCATTGCACCGGAGCAGTTGCCTCACGTGTTCGAGCGCTACTGGACAAATACCGAAAACAACCCCACCGGCAGCGGTTTGGGGCTGTACATCACCCAAGGCATCGTCCAGGCCCATGGCGGCGAAATTGTTGCCGAAAGTGAGGTGGGCCAGGGCAGTGAGTTCCGGTTTACGCTGCCCAGGGTGATTGAAGCATCGCCTACCTGA
- a CDS encoding cell wall metabolism sensor histidine kinase WalK, translating to MIQRPRDTVARWIALTVLVAMITALGFYALFVQLAGVWARPPLAETGLLEKVAVVVRVIEASEPAQRARLAQVIGDGSFRVTWAAQRAAFNLPVLADPDFNTGEQVFKHLLEGPTRPMEAYEPADWPDGNGQYVLLMQLTDRSWLMFSTGTRSWGLDDGVRSLIVALLVLVSTALVTLVATRRLAHPLQHFARGARRFGSDFRAPPIEPVGPHEIRQAILAFNSMQAQLRHFIQDRTQMLAAISHDLRAPLTRLRLRGEFIEDSDQQQRLFRDVDEMQAMINTALEFFRDDARLEQATQLDLAELLQTLIDDYRDQAIDFTFNGPPRLVYFGRPLGLKRVMTNLMDNAIHYGAAPEIELQHKQDTVVIRVLDRGPGIPAAHREEVFLPFYRLEGSRNKSTGGVGLGLSTARAIVLEHGGTLTLAERQGGGLEAVVILPV from the coding sequence ATGATCCAGCGTCCGCGCGACACGGTGGCGCGCTGGATCGCGCTGACCGTGCTGGTCGCAATGATCACCGCGCTGGGATTCTATGCCTTGTTCGTGCAACTGGCGGGGGTATGGGCCAGGCCGCCGTTGGCTGAAACCGGCCTGCTGGAAAAAGTGGCGGTGGTGGTGCGCGTGATCGAGGCGTCCGAACCGGCGCAGCGAGCGCGACTTGCCCAGGTGATAGGGGATGGGTCCTTCAGGGTGACGTGGGCGGCGCAGCGGGCGGCGTTTAATCTGCCGGTGCTGGCTGACCCGGATTTCAACACGGGCGAGCAGGTATTCAAGCACCTGCTTGAAGGCCCGACGCGCCCCATGGAAGCCTATGAACCTGCCGACTGGCCCGACGGCAACGGCCAGTACGTACTGTTGATGCAACTGACCGACCGATCCTGGCTGATGTTCAGCACCGGTACACGCAGCTGGGGCCTGGACGATGGTGTGCGCAGCCTGATTGTGGCGCTGCTGGTGCTGGTCTCCACCGCCTTGGTCACCCTGGTCGCGACCCGACGCCTGGCCCACCCGCTGCAACACTTCGCCCGAGGTGCGCGGCGTTTTGGCAGCGACTTTCGCGCGCCGCCGATCGAGCCGGTGGGGCCTCACGAAATCCGCCAGGCGATTCTTGCCTTCAACAGCATGCAGGCGCAGTTGCGCCACTTCATCCAGGACCGTACCCAAATGCTTGCCGCCATCTCCCACGACCTGCGCGCGCCGCTGACCCGCCTGCGCCTGCGCGGTGAGTTCATCGAGGATAGCGACCAGCAACAGCGACTGTTTCGCGACGTGGACGAAATGCAGGCCATGATCAACACCGCCCTGGAATTTTTCCGCGATGACGCGCGCCTGGAACAGGCCACACAACTGGACCTGGCGGAGTTGCTGCAGACCCTGATCGACGATTATCGCGACCAGGCCATCGACTTCACGTTTAACGGGCCGCCACGTCTGGTGTATTTCGGCCGGCCCCTGGGCCTCAAACGCGTGATGACCAACCTGATGGACAATGCGATCCACTACGGTGCGGCGCCGGAAATCGAGTTGCAGCACAAGCAGGATACGGTGGTGATTCGCGTGCTGGACCGTGGCCCGGGCATTCCCGCAGCGCATCGGGAGGAAGTATTCCTGCCGTTCTATCGCCTGGAGGGGTCACGCAACAAAAGCACCGGCGGCGTAGGGCTTGGGCTCTCTACCGCACGAGCAATCGTGTTGGAACATGGCGGTACCCTGACCCTGGCCGAGCGCCAGGGGGGTGGGTTGGAAGCCGTGGTGATATTGCCGGTATGA
- a CDS encoding response regulator, protein MSNLLIVDDDLEVLALLKKFFLRHGYSVETAASGAELWAAMERQPADLIILDLMLPGDNGLLLCQRLRQQYATPVIMLTAMGELSDRVVGLEMGADDYLSKPFDARELLARVRAVLRRAGESRPPMGEAARPLIRFAGWQLDLTRRELRSPDQVMIPLSSGEFDLLLVFLEHPQRVLTREQLLNLARGHSHDAFDRSIDVQVSRLRRKLEFDTKRPAMIRTVRNGGYQFTASVTRS, encoded by the coding sequence GTGAGCAACCTGTTAATCGTCGACGATGACCTTGAAGTCCTCGCCCTGCTGAAGAAATTTTTCCTGCGCCATGGCTATTCGGTAGAGACCGCGGCCAGTGGCGCTGAGCTGTGGGCGGCCATGGAGCGCCAGCCCGCCGACCTGATTATCCTCGACCTGATGCTCCCCGGCGACAACGGCCTGCTGCTGTGCCAGCGCTTGCGCCAGCAATACGCTACGCCGGTGATCATGCTCACGGCCATGGGTGAACTCAGCGACCGCGTGGTGGGCCTGGAAATGGGCGCCGACGATTACCTGAGCAAACCCTTCGATGCCCGCGAACTGCTCGCCAGGGTGCGTGCGGTATTGCGCCGGGCGGGTGAAAGCCGGCCACCGATGGGGGAGGCCGCGCGCCCGTTGATCCGTTTTGCCGGCTGGCAACTGGACCTCACGCGCCGCGAGTTGCGCTCGCCCGACCAGGTGATGATTCCGCTGTCGTCCGGCGAGTTCGACCTGCTGCTGGTGTTTCTCGAACACCCGCAACGCGTGCTCACCCGTGAACAGTTGTTGAACCTGGCGCGCGGCCATAGCCATGATGCCTTCGACCGCAGCATCGACGTGCAGGTGAGCCGCCTGCGTCGCAAGCTGGAATTCGATACCAAGCGCCCGGCGATGATCCGCACCGTGCGCAATGGCGGCTATCAATTCACCGCCAGCGTGACCCGTTCATGA
- a CDS encoding VacJ family lipoprotein: MHALTNPRHLARHAVLLLTVSYLAGCASPPPVTPTTRCAQVNNPVYDPAEPVNRGVFAFNRAVDNYALAPVARGYRYLPEFFQAGVHNFASNFSEPQVFINDLLQGNPRRSVNTLGRFAVNTTVGVVGLFDVSDRLGIPRHTADFGQTFGVWGVGNGPIVELPLLGTHNSRDAAGKVLSFLVSPLGDSDTVQTLGTISLVGGTVDTRASLLPLTDSLQKLPDYYSALRNVVAEHRAAFVREGEEGATSAGMDNCANRPADDF, encoded by the coding sequence ATGCACGCGTTGACCAACCCACGGCACCTGGCCCGCCACGCCGTGCTGTTACTGACTGTGTCTTACCTGGCGGGCTGTGCGAGCCCTCCACCCGTGACACCCACCACCCGCTGCGCGCAGGTGAACAATCCGGTGTATGACCCTGCCGAACCGGTCAACCGCGGGGTATTTGCGTTCAACCGTGCTGTGGATAACTACGCCCTGGCGCCTGTGGCGCGCGGTTACCGTTACCTGCCGGAATTTTTCCAGGCGGGTGTGCATAACTTCGCGAGCAACTTCAGTGAGCCGCAGGTATTTATCAACGACCTGCTGCAAGGCAACCCGCGGCGCTCGGTCAACACCCTGGGGCGCTTCGCCGTGAACACCACGGTGGGCGTGGTGGGGCTGTTCGATGTGTCGGATCGCCTGGGCATCCCACGCCATACAGCCGACTTCGGCCAGACATTCGGCGTATGGGGCGTGGGCAATGGCCCCATTGTCGAACTGCCACTGCTGGGCACCCACAACAGCCGGGATGCGGCGGGCAAAGTCTTGAGCTTCCTGGTTTCGCCATTGGGCGACAGCGATACGGTGCAGACCCTGGGCACCATCAGCCTGGTCGGCGGTACTGTCGACACCCGCGCATCGCTGTTGCCGCTCACCGACAGCCTGCAAAAACTCCCGGACTACTACAGCGCGTTGCGTAATGTGGTGGCGGAACATCGCGCGGCCTTTGTGCGGGAGGGCGAGGAAGGCGCGACATCTGCGGGAATGGACAACTGCGCTAACCGCCCTGCGGATGACTTCTGA
- a CDS encoding alkaline phosphatase D family protein, protein MPHSDTLPAVLAGPLLRRLEARRLVLWLVGSRALALTLKLHLPAQTLEIALDQCQVVPVGRQAFIHLIDVALDEALPLDVAISYDLLFDDTGIADWAPHLLYANAQYPSFVLHSRIHQLVHGSCRKPHHSADEGLLCVDRLLAEAKTPAERPALLMMSGDQVYADDVAGPMLRAIHGLIARLGLFDEYLEGAVVDDSASLYGHPASYYHRADLLPALDSNETLRERFFGGVKKPIFTSSTADNHLVTFAEVIAMYLLVWSPTPWALTTLQGPPLSLERQQRYAREKIQIERFRDSLPGAARVFAHLSTLMIFDDHDITDDWNLSAQWEETAYGHPFSKRIIGNALLAYLLCQGWGNQPDAFVELVSQTQALITQVQANHLDAAAQDELLEALRKFQHWHYVLPTTPALVVLDTRTRRWRSEFTLKQPSGLLDWEALSELQQELLDHPSAIIVSPAPVFGVKLIETVQKVFSWCGYPLLVDAENWMAHRGAAQVILNIFRHSRTPGNYVILSGDVHYSFVYEVLIRHRNGGPRIWQITSSGIKNEFPPRLLEWFDRLNRWLYSPRSPLNWFTRRRTMQVVPHIPEHAEAGERLWNSAGIGQVFFNGQGQPEAIYQHNADGKPRTEMIAPRP, encoded by the coding sequence ATGCCGCACTCCGACACACTGCCCGCCGTATTAGCCGGCCCACTGCTGCGACGTCTCGAAGCTCGGCGCCTGGTGTTGTGGCTGGTAGGAAGTCGAGCACTGGCACTGACGCTGAAGCTGCACCTGCCGGCGCAAACACTGGAAATCGCCCTGGACCAGTGCCAGGTGGTACCCGTGGGGCGCCAGGCGTTTATTCATTTGATCGATGTGGCGCTGGACGAAGCGCTGCCTTTGGACGTGGCGATCAGCTACGACCTGCTGTTTGACGACACCGGCATCGCCGACTGGGCACCGCACCTGCTGTACGCGAATGCTCAATACCCCAGTTTCGTGTTGCATAGCCGTATCCATCAGTTGGTGCACGGCTCATGCCGCAAACCCCATCACAGTGCCGACGAAGGATTGCTGTGCGTCGACCGTCTGCTGGCCGAGGCCAAAACCCCGGCCGAACGTCCGGCCCTGTTGATGATGAGCGGCGATCAGGTCTATGCCGACGATGTCGCCGGGCCGATGCTGCGGGCGATTCATGGGTTGATAGCACGGCTGGGCCTGTTCGATGAATACCTCGAAGGCGCTGTGGTCGATGACAGTGCCAGCCTCTATGGGCATCCGGCCAGTTATTATCACCGTGCCGATTTACTGCCGGCCTTGGACAGCAACGAGACCTTGCGCGAGCGCTTCTTTGGCGGCGTGAAAAAGCCGATTTTCACCAGCAGCACCGCCGACAACCACCTGGTGACCTTTGCCGAAGTCATCGCGATGTACCTGCTGGTGTGGTCGCCCACGCCCTGGGCGCTGACCACGCTTCAGGGCCCACCACTGAGCCTGGAACGACAGCAGCGCTACGCCCGCGAAAAGATCCAGATCGAGCGATTCCGCGACAGCCTGCCCGGTGCCGCGCGGGTATTTGCCCACCTGTCGACCTTGATGATCTTTGACGACCATGACATCACCGACGACTGGAACCTCAGCGCCCAATGGGAAGAAACCGCCTACGGCCACCCCTTCTCCAAACGCATCATCGGCAACGCCCTGCTGGCCTACCTGTTATGCCAGGGCTGGGGCAACCAGCCGGATGCGTTTGTCGAACTGGTGAGCCAGACCCAAGCGTTGATCACCCAGGTCCAGGCCAACCACCTGGACGCAGCCGCGCAGGACGAATTACTCGAGGCGCTGCGTAAATTCCAACACTGGCACTACGTACTGCCTACCACCCCCGCGTTGGTGGTGCTCGACACCCGCACCCGACGCTGGCGCAGCGAGTTCACCCTCAAGCAACCTTCCGGCCTGCTGGATTGGGAAGCCCTGAGCGAATTGCAGCAGGAGCTGCTCGACCACCCTTCGGCCATCATCGTCTCGCCTGCACCGGTTTTCGGCGTGAAGCTGATCGAGACCGTGCAAAAGGTATTCAGCTGGTGCGGTTACCCGCTGCTGGTAGACGCTGAAAACTGGATGGCCCATCGCGGCGCCGCCCAGGTGATTCTCAACATCTTCCGCCATTCCCGCACACCGGGTAACTACGTGATTCTGTCGGGCGACGTGCATTATTCGTTCGTCTACGAAGTGTTGATCCGCCACCGAAACGGTGGCCCCAGGATCTGGCAAATCACCAGCAGCGGCATCAAGAACGAATTCCCACCACGCCTGCTCGAATGGTTCGACCGTCTCAACCGCTGGCTCTACTCCCCACGCTCGCCGCTGAACTGGTTTACCCGGCGCCGCACCATGCAGGTGGTACCGCACATTCCGGAACATGCCGAAGCCGGCGAGCGGCTATGGAATTCAGCCGGGATCGGCCAAGTGTTTTTCAATGGGCAGGGCCAGCCCGAGGCGATTTACCAGCACAACGCGGATGGCAAACCTCGGACGGAAATGATTGCGCCACGCCCCTGA
- a CDS encoding diguanylate cyclase domain-containing protein, with amino-acid sequence MDDTADTEPLRNDLADISTDMLHAIMELVSDGIWDWNANTGFVYRNPGWYEMLGYPRHSLENSVFTWESVIHPEDYPHVMAGFDDYVCQRAPQYRAEYRCRKHDGTFLWIEDRGYIIARNPDASVARMVGAHRDIHARKCSIERLQKRNRSLETLVLERTLELSRVNQQLQLQLVENRSLAERDALTRIANRYRLEKVMLQECDRSERFRLPLALVAMDIDDFKPINDRYGHGVGDQTLVQVVEGLETCVRAGDVLARWGGDEFMLVLPNSTLQTAKEQAERVRHTIQNLFAAADPKITLSLGVVERRVGESPAALMARADQALYRSKAAGKNGVSE; translated from the coding sequence ATGGACGATACAGCCGACACCGAACCGCTGCGTAATGACCTTGCCGATATCAGCACCGACATGTTGCATGCCATCATGGAACTGGTCAGCGACGGGATATGGGATTGGAATGCCAATACCGGGTTCGTCTACCGCAATCCCGGCTGGTACGAAATGCTTGGCTATCCGCGTCACTCCCTGGAAAACAGCGTATTCACCTGGGAAAGCGTGATCCATCCCGAGGATTATCCCCATGTGATGGCCGGATTTGATGACTATGTCTGCCAACGCGCGCCCCAGTACCGAGCCGAATACCGCTGTCGAAAACACGACGGCACGTTCCTCTGGATCGAGGACCGTGGCTACATCATTGCGCGCAATCCCGACGCTTCGGTAGCGCGCATGGTGGGCGCACACCGCGATATACATGCACGCAAATGCTCGATTGAACGTCTTCAAAAGCGTAACCGCTCCCTTGAGACCTTGGTGCTCGAGCGCACCCTTGAATTGTCGCGCGTCAATCAGCAGTTGCAATTGCAACTGGTCGAAAACCGCTCCCTGGCCGAACGGGATGCCCTGACGCGCATTGCCAACCGTTATCGCCTGGAAAAAGTGATGCTCCAGGAATGCGACCGCTCCGAGCGCTTTCGCTTGCCATTGGCGCTGGTGGCTATGGATATCGATGACTTCAAGCCGATCAATGACCGATATGGCCATGGCGTAGGCGACCAGACGCTGGTCCAGGTAGTGGAAGGCCTGGAAACCTGCGTACGTGCCGGTGATGTGCTGGCCCGCTGGGGCGGCGATGAATTTATGCTGGTCTTGCCCAACAGCACTCTGCAGACGGCGAAGGAACAGGCCGAACGTGTGCGCCACACAATCCAGAACCTATTCGCCGCCGCTGATCCCAAGATAACCCTGAGCCTGGGCGTGGTGGAACGGCGGGTGGGGGAGTCACCGGCAGCCCTGATGGCGCGCGCCGATCAGGCGTTATATCGATCCAAGGCGGCGGGGAAGAATGGAGTCTCGGAATGA